A portion of the Fibrobacter sp. UWB4 genome contains these proteins:
- the tnpA gene encoding IS200/IS605 family transposase, with protein MNYRNNNTLAHTSWNCKYHIVFAPKFRRKVFYGEKKVEIGAILRKLCEWKQVNILEAEVCPDHVHMLVEIPPKVSVSGFVGYLKGKSSLMIYEKYKSLQFKYRNREFWCRGYYVDTTGKNTARIATYIQNQLKEDQYGEQLTMLGKL; from the coding sequence ATGAATTATAGAAATAATAACACATTAGCTCATACATCGTGGAACTGCAAATACCATATTGTGTTTGCTCCTAAATTTAGAAGGAAAGTTTTTTACGGGGAGAAAAAGGTTGAAATCGGGGCAATCCTGAGAAAGCTTTGCGAATGGAAACAGGTCAATATTTTGGAGGCTGAGGTTTGCCCGGATCACGTTCACATGTTGGTCGAGATTCCACCCAAAGTGAGCGTTTCGGGTTTTGTCGGGTACTTGAAAGGGAAAAGTAGCCTGATGATCTACGAAAAGTACAAATCACTCCAGTTCAAATACCGTAACAGGGAATTTTGGTGTCGCGGCTACTATGTTGACACGACTGGTAAAAATACGGCAAGGATTGCAACGTATATTCAAAATCAGCTGAAGGAAGACCAGTACGGAGAACAGTTGACAATGCTGGGAAAACTATAG
- a CDS encoding DUF4832 domain-containing protein, producing MIFHFSRLGFWGCASQAVLLLALFQSSVFAAELVKQSIDTTDAMQTLSNFDRGFYTPQVLHIKPSGGKPIEKPYGKLLHLRAEISEFSSRAWFGIDTTGGKKDTTWGKSQDLTEDALNVLQQTFDNIRKDGGHVIVRICYDPWYNGRSNVTPENKWVLRHVEQLAPVLSKNTDVIVALEMGMHGAYGEMHSDTSITYDRVAEATNLMLRSTPPELKILTRTGNYSAKVLGFDNWGVDFHIDGEKFAEVAKAKGDTMYRVGMFNDGYLGTQYDYGTWGADCKTSICREEGVAWLEKYGINTPYGGEALTTPNGYEVINTPEFLAYEGFRTHTSYLNIQWNNNLIDSWKKSHFKGKDFEYDGTKIDSLTGFKYINDHLGYRFVLRESWITDKVGADGVFKAKLRIQNVGFGNLTRKMKASLYVNGYRQEGMLDTLAVITYDVPLSDSVDFMKVYSRKIEIKGADTVMTFDGNNEIEFEANVPIFKEWRGWPLDIFLRVCSETNSSDCIHFANDSLRAGAIYGGIRIGSFVVDDREQSIDPRFSRTGDAEKQNTPFVQRIRNNIVIHNGDKRYRLNGAGIQ from the coding sequence ATGATATTTCATTTTTCTCGTTTAGGCTTTTGGGGGTGTGCTTCGCAGGCTGTTCTTTTGCTTGCGCTGTTCCAGTCGTCGGTTTTTGCAGCGGAACTTGTAAAGCAAAGTATAGACACGACCGATGCCATGCAGACGCTGTCAAATTTCGATCGCGGATTCTACACGCCGCAGGTGTTGCATATAAAGCCCTCGGGCGGTAAGCCGATTGAAAAACCTTATGGCAAATTGTTGCATTTGAGAGCCGAGATTTCGGAATTCAGCAGCCGCGCGTGGTTCGGGATTGATACGACGGGTGGCAAGAAGGATACGACTTGGGGCAAGAGCCAGGATCTCACGGAAGATGCCTTGAATGTGTTGCAACAGACGTTTGACAACATCCGCAAGGATGGTGGGCACGTGATTGTGCGAATTTGTTATGACCCGTGGTATAATGGCCGGAGCAATGTTACGCCGGAGAACAAGTGGGTGTTGCGTCATGTAGAGCAGCTTGCGCCAGTGCTCTCGAAGAATACGGACGTGATTGTGGCGCTCGAAATGGGCATGCACGGCGCCTATGGCGAAATGCATTCCGACACAAGCATTACCTACGACCGCGTTGCCGAAGCGACGAACTTGATGCTCCGCAGCACACCTCCCGAACTCAAGATCCTTACGCGAACGGGAAACTATTCGGCGAAGGTGCTTGGCTTTGATAACTGGGGCGTGGACTTCCATATTGATGGCGAAAAGTTTGCAGAGGTTGCGAAAGCCAAGGGCGACACGATGTACCGTGTTGGAATGTTCAATGACGGCTACTTGGGAACGCAATACGATTACGGCACCTGGGGCGCGGACTGTAAGACGTCCATCTGCCGTGAAGAGGGTGTTGCCTGGCTTGAAAAGTACGGCATCAACACGCCATACGGTGGCGAAGCGCTTACTACGCCCAATGGCTACGAAGTCATCAATACGCCGGAGTTCCTTGCGTATGAAGGCTTCCGTACGCATACGAGCTATCTGAATATACAGTGGAACAACAACCTGATTGACAGCTGGAAGAAGTCGCATTTTAAAGGGAAAGATTTTGAATATGACGGCACAAAAATTGACTCGCTTACAGGTTTCAAGTACATCAACGACCATCTGGGTTATCGTTTTGTGCTGCGCGAATCCTGGATTACGGATAAGGTCGGTGCCGATGGCGTTTTCAAGGCTAAGCTGCGCATCCAGAATGTGGGCTTCGGCAACCTGACGCGCAAGATGAAGGCTTCGCTATATGTTAACGGCTATCGTCAAGAGGGTATGCTGGATACTTTGGCCGTTATTACTTATGATGTTCCGCTTTCTGATTCTGTTGATTTTATGAAAGTGTATAGCCGCAAAATCGAAATAAAGGGGGCCGATACAGTGATGACTTTTGATGGGAATAATGAAATTGAATTTGAAGCGAACGTGCCAATTTTTAAGGAATGGAGAGGATGGCCCTTAGATATTTTCTTGCGTGTTTGTAGTGAAACTAATTCTAGCGATTGTATCCATTTTGCAAATGATTCGCTACGTGCAGGAGCTATATATGGAGGAATACGAATCGGAAGTTTTGTTGTAGATGATAGGGAACAGTCTATTGACCCGCGCTTTTCGCGAACAGGTGATGCTGAAAAACAAAATACGCCCTTTGTGCAACGTATCCGCAATAACATCGTTATTCACAATGGTGACAAACGATACCGCTTGAACGGTGCGGGAATCCAGTAA
- a CDS encoding cellulase family glycosylhydrolase yields the protein MKLTKLLTGFLACAAVSAFAAGAATATPKKVGPVSYYGALHTSGNKIVGAKNNQQAMLRGVSLFWSDATGDSYYNPTVISWVVDNFKIDVFRYAMGIEYYDSDGGTKNKVDAGSSYKENPSGQLSMIDRMVQAAIENDVYIIIDWHSHRAHQETSLAKEFFKTVSEKYKDVPNVIYEIYNEPVNGSGGDWGAVKSYASTICPAIRANTQNLIIVGTPNWSQHPEQGARDPISSTNIAYVLHFYAATHSQGSYGGNVTSALSAGYPVFISEWGTTNADGNGDPNSSATSAWTSFMDQNNIPNCNWSLRQQTSHVDEKSEKSAIFAGNKALVTAADLDAATLTTSGNIVKSYLTKNARAWADSLVKGKSGSCSFKATTAKQTEGKISGVLKSGCTYTSSNEKVVSISGSDLVINDYGFSILTGNDGSQSVVTITQVAGQTIPNLENVTCSFSGTCKSGTTTGRTLDFDGDGTNDYILTMDDKTSEGSKFTITSLDPTIVDVSKTTCSNKNCSNTQKNEKVWMLHFKNFGKAKVVATAAAIPGFRAMQDTFEIEYKKGDARISNSFKNQKVAIGAVATEGLPDATLTGKAPITYTYNGKPTSEYITKQGTGFVAGASNAIIVVTAKAPETDTYAELNRKITIIIGDSASAVNMQEYQEFINPSIAIKPVRKVANSLQASMNGSMLHFTTKNTGLVKVDIYDALGASVKQMSDVYGKGNHAIDLKGLPNGSYTLIVRQGSQKASIRWTNK from the coding sequence ATGAAATTGACAAAGCTCCTGACAGGCTTCTTGGCATGCGCAGCAGTATCTGCATTCGCTGCCGGAGCCGCAACAGCAACACCAAAGAAAGTCGGCCCAGTTTCTTATTATGGCGCCCTCCACACAAGCGGAAACAAGATCGTCGGCGCAAAGAACAACCAACAGGCGATGCTCCGCGGCGTTAGCCTTTTCTGGTCCGATGCAACTGGCGACTCCTATTATAACCCTACAGTCATTTCGTGGGTCGTTGACAATTTTAAGATTGACGTGTTCCGTTATGCCATGGGTATCGAATACTACGATAGCGATGGCGGCACAAAGAACAAGGTCGATGCAGGATCATCCTACAAGGAAAACCCTTCTGGACAGTTGTCTATGATCGACCGCATGGTTCAGGCCGCTATCGAAAACGACGTCTACATCATCATCGACTGGCACAGCCACAGAGCCCACCAGGAAACGTCCTTAGCCAAAGAGTTCTTCAAGACGGTCTCTGAAAAGTATAAAGACGTTCCGAACGTCATTTACGAAATCTACAACGAACCGGTCAATGGCAGTGGTGGTGACTGGGGCGCAGTCAAGAGCTATGCAAGCACAATCTGCCCCGCAATCCGTGCCAATACGCAGAACCTGATCATTGTCGGTACACCGAACTGGTCTCAGCATCCGGAACAGGGTGCAAGAGATCCGATATCTTCTACAAATATCGCATACGTTTTGCACTTCTACGCGGCAACCCACTCTCAAGGCAGCTACGGCGGAAACGTGACTAGCGCTCTCAGCGCCGGCTATCCAGTATTCATTAGCGAATGGGGTACGACCAACGCCGACGGTAATGGCGATCCGAACTCCAGCGCAACAAGCGCCTGGACAAGCTTCATGGACCAGAACAACATTCCGAACTGCAACTGGAGCCTTCGCCAGCAGACCAGCCACGTTGACGAAAAGAGCGAAAAGTCAGCAATCTTCGCAGGCAACAAGGCACTCGTGACAGCCGCAGATCTTGACGCAGCAACACTCACCACTTCTGGAAACATTGTCAAGAGCTACCTCACCAAGAACGCCCGCGCTTGGGCCGACTCTCTCGTCAAGGGCAAGAGCGGCAGCTGCTCCTTCAAGGCAACGACAGCCAAACAGACCGAAGGCAAGATTTCTGGCGTCCTCAAATCTGGCTGCACATATACATCCAGTAACGAAAAAGTCGTATCCATTTCTGGAAGCGACCTCGTCATCAACGATTACGGTTTTTCCATCTTGACTGGCAACGACGGCTCCCAGTCCGTCGTAACGATCACCCAGGTTGCAGGTCAAACAATTCCGAACCTCGAAAACGTCACCTGTTCATTCTCGGGCACCTGCAAGTCTGGAACAACGACCGGCAGAACACTCGATTTCGACGGCGACGGAACCAACGACTATATCCTCACAATGGATGACAAGACAAGCGAAGGTTCCAAGTTCACGATCACATCTCTCGATCCGACAATTGTTGATGTAAGCAAGACCACATGCTCCAACAAGAACTGCTCCAACACCCAGAAGAACGAGAAGGTCTGGATGCTCCACTTCAAGAATTTCGGAAAGGCAAAAGTCGTCGCTACAGCAGCCGCAATTCCTGGCTTCCGCGCAATGCAGGACACCTTCGAAATCGAATACAAGAAGGGTGATGCCCGCATCTCGAATTCGTTCAAGAACCAGAAAGTCGCAATCGGCGCTGTCGCCACCGAAGGCCTCCCAGATGCAACCCTCACCGGCAAGGCTCCGATTACCTACACTTACAATGGCAAGCCGACTTCGGAATACATCACCAAGCAGGGCACAGGATTCGTCGCCGGCGCATCTAACGCAATCATCGTTGTCACCGCCAAGGCTCCGGAAACCGACACTTACGCAGAGCTCAACAGAAAAATCACCATCATCATCGGCGATAGCGCTTCGGCAGTCAACATGCAGGAATACCAAGAGTTCATCAACCCCTCGATTGCAATCAAGCCTGTCCGCAAGGTTGCAAACAGCCTCCAGGCCAGCATGAACGGCTCGATGCTCCACTTTACGACCAAGAACACAGGTCTCGTGAAGGTGGATATCTATGATGCTCTCGGCGCAAGCGTAAAGCAGATGTCCGATGTCTATGGCAAGGGCAACCACGCCATCGACCTCAAGGGTCTCCCGAACGGTTCCTACACGCTGATCGTCCGCCAGGGCAGCCAGAAGGCCTCCATCCGCTGGACCAACAAGTAA
- a CDS encoding T9SS type A sorting domain-containing protein, giving the protein MNKKLTIASALVVASASFAALDDGIFQLWVGAEGSAQVHTGLDNGSETSGYWWAYNDKLDGGGSEVQWPVTPGNDYDDTALDPIIDHCKGVCGTAVLDKGTLSYQPFVGIGFNIAGQAVGGGDPTAADASSWGGLCISYTAETGPSLELGLGDFDSEIGYANPAAGLAKASSIQVKSLAWSDFKMPSWYKEATKITGPEAAKRLVAVKFKLQTSDGSYKFNIAAIGPYTETCPNGTSIKAVRSASSAKAILSGRSLSIAGIKSAATAEVLNLQGQVVAKGSVDASSTLNLASLDAGVYMVRVAGKSVNFTNKIVLK; this is encoded by the coding sequence ATGAATAAGAAACTCACAATTGCATCGGCTCTTGTTGTTGCATCTGCTTCTTTTGCAGCACTTGATGACGGTATTTTCCAGCTTTGGGTTGGTGCAGAAGGCTCTGCCCAGGTTCACACGGGTCTTGACAATGGTTCCGAAACTTCCGGTTACTGGTGGGCCTATAACGATAAGCTTGACGGTGGTGGATCTGAAGTTCAGTGGCCGGTAACCCCGGGTAACGATTACGATGATACCGCTCTTGACCCGATTATCGATCACTGCAAGGGCGTTTGCGGTACTGCTGTCCTCGACAAGGGTACTTTGAGCTATCAGCCGTTCGTCGGTATCGGCTTCAACATTGCTGGCCAGGCTGTCGGTGGTGGTGACCCGACAGCGGCTGACGCTTCCTCTTGGGGTGGTCTCTGCATTTCTTATACTGCTGAAACTGGTCCGTCTCTCGAACTCGGTCTCGGTGACTTCGATTCTGAAATCGGTTACGCAAACCCGGCCGCAGGTCTCGCCAAGGCTTCTTCTATTCAGGTGAAGTCTCTCGCTTGGTCTGACTTTAAGATGCCGTCCTGGTACAAGGAAGCTACAAAGATTACTGGTCCGGAAGCTGCAAAGCGTCTCGTCGCAGTGAAGTTCAAGCTCCAGACCTCTGATGGTAGCTACAAGTTCAACATCGCTGCAATTGGCCCGTACACTGAAACTTGCCCGAACGGCACCAGCATCAAGGCTGTTCGTAGCGCATCCTCTGCAAAGGCTATCCTTTCTGGCCGTTCTCTCTCCATCGCTGGCATCAAGTCTGCTGCCACTGCTGAAGTCTTGAACCTCCAGGGTCAGGTTGTTGCTAAGGGTTCTGTCGACGCTTCCTCCACTCTCAACCTCGCTTCTCTCGATGCAGGTGTCTACATGGTTCGCGTTGCTGGCAAGTCCGTCAACTTCACCAACAAGATCGTGTTGAAGTAA
- a CDS encoding glycosyl hydrolase family 8, with product MICKKFLLSALVGSAFLLGACGDDNPNSPDNPTPSSALTPLPTSSSAIDPGPTSSPTPTSSTPAPASSAIAPVVYPQLAPVANMDVAMNHYLNWRSFHYTTEEQEMAVYPSLAVDFSYVFPAAFTYDPVNNPLGGVGRVIWQNQASGYYRDYCYVEDATAVNWRARACTVSEGIGYGMLLAYFNLDDETFRRLWNYTKGFRAYANRRLMPWITESFYWRKVDESSATDADEDIATALILMYYRTGQEMYLQDALTFVSAIWDLEVNPTTLLLYSGDEGIWKKANPTYNLSYFSPVALRLFAMVDPSHDWMGVLNAMYTYMQNVQAMGTGVFPDWSDATGNAVNPPNESAGKNEKTYTWYTFNKESVRIPWRIAWDYYWFQDPRAATILTQLNQFISTRAKNNPDDAALSVYYSWNLAIGPDNTKGTTVPSHWYGAWCVTGIVDNPTWLSLCTNGVNAKTLSNTGSSYFPDILLSMYSALLNGLFIRPF from the coding sequence ATGATTTGCAAGAAATTCCTGTTGTCCGCCTTGGTCGGCTCGGCTTTTTTACTGGGCGCCTGTGGCGACGATAATCCGAATTCACCTGACAATCCGACGCCAAGCTCCGCGTTGACTCCGCTTCCAACAAGTTCTTCTGCTATTGATCCGGGGCCGACATCTTCGCCCACTCCGACTAGCTCGACTCCTGCTCCTGCTAGCTCCGCTATTGCACCGGTCGTGTATCCGCAGCTTGCTCCTGTAGCAAACATGGATGTTGCTATGAACCATTATCTGAATTGGAGAAGCTTTCATTACACGACTGAAGAACAGGAAATGGCTGTCTATCCGTCTCTGGCTGTAGACTTCAGTTATGTGTTCCCTGCGGCTTTTACTTATGATCCGGTCAATAACCCGCTGGGCGGTGTCGGCCGTGTTATCTGGCAAAATCAGGCTAGTGGTTATTATAGGGATTATTGCTACGTAGAGGATGCGACTGCAGTCAATTGGAGAGCCCGAGCCTGTACGGTGTCTGAAGGCATTGGTTACGGTATGCTCCTTGCTTACTTCAATCTGGATGATGAAACCTTCCGCCGTTTGTGGAACTATACGAAGGGCTTTAGAGCATATGCCAACAGAAGGCTTATGCCGTGGATTACAGAGTCCTTCTACTGGAGGAAAGTTGATGAATCCAGCGCCACGGACGCCGATGAAGATATTGCGACGGCCTTGATCCTTATGTATTACAGGACTGGCCAGGAGATGTACTTGCAGGATGCTTTGACTTTTGTGAGCGCTATTTGGGATCTGGAAGTCAATCCGACGACCTTGCTCCTTTATTCTGGGGATGAAGGCATATGGAAGAAAGCAAATCCGACTTACAACCTGAGTTACTTCTCTCCTGTAGCCCTTAGACTCTTTGCGATGGTGGACCCGTCTCATGATTGGATGGGCGTTTTGAATGCGATGTATACGTACATGCAAAATGTTCAGGCTATGGGTACAGGCGTGTTTCCGGACTGGAGTGATGCTACGGGCAATGCTGTGAATCCGCCCAATGAATCAGCCGGCAAAAACGAAAAAACTTACACCTGGTATACGTTCAATAAGGAATCTGTGCGTATCCCGTGGAGAATTGCCTGGGATTACTATTGGTTCCAGGATCCGCGTGCGGCGACAATCCTGACTCAGCTGAACCAGTTTATCTCGACCAGGGCGAAAAACAATCCGGATGACGCTGCCCTTTCTGTCTATTACTCATGGAATCTGGCGATTGGTCCTGACAACACTAAAGGTACTACAGTGCCGAGCCATTGGTATGGTGCGTGGTGCGTTACTGGTATTGTTGACAACCCGACTTGGCTTAGCCTTTGCACGAATGGTGTGAATGCAAAGACGCTTTCGAACACCGGTAGCAGCTATTTCCCGGATATCTTGCTCTCGATGTATTCTGCCTTGCTGAACGGTTTGTTCATTCGTCCGTTCTAA
- a CDS encoding BatD family protein has protein sequence MKEKNAKSKTAKVKSKSKNAASAENAALVKENAPDTALVVPANDLGDSPGVLDVADSSNAVGDAGPVDGDSAGMPVLPTAEQLGITITAGNAASAGNAAGNAPLSATVGDTINFPVTVSWSVNGSAILVVPTSSANAKGILQLGVSQESSRSVKDGKEMAQITFNYKLVMQDTGNLNIPAMRFEIPTPMGQSLDLRSESVPIRVDAPFNAMPFIAGAVVGACVLLAALWRMRKRANARATAAAKSAFENALREKMVVLKQRVMVADSREWLLELEGICKEYAFEKFGAAEGTAAGMSADKMPAASAVNLDALVADGKLDGWKPLLEEFAHARYGGGKRDSFENKETWKLAMTLMGVKEDE, from the coding sequence ATGAAAGAAAAGAATGCGAAATCCAAGACTGCAAAGGTTAAGTCTAAGTCAAAGAATGCGGCGAGTGCTGAAAATGCCGCTTTGGTGAAAGAAAATGCGCCGGATACGGCGCTTGTGGTGCCTGCAAATGACTTGGGGGATTCTCCAGGTGTTTTGGATGTCGCAGACAGTTCGAACGCAGTCGGTGATGCAGGTCCTGTTGACGGAGATTCCGCGGGAATGCCTGTGCTCCCGACGGCGGAACAGCTCGGGATTACAATTACTGCGGGGAATGCGGCAAGTGCCGGGAATGCTGCTGGAAATGCGCCGCTCTCGGCGACAGTGGGCGATACGATCAATTTCCCGGTGACGGTTTCGTGGAGCGTGAATGGGAGCGCGATTCTCGTGGTGCCGACGAGTTCTGCTAATGCGAAGGGCATTTTGCAGCTGGGCGTGTCACAGGAATCTAGCCGCTCGGTAAAGGACGGCAAGGAAATGGCACAGATCACGTTCAACTACAAGCTCGTTATGCAAGATACGGGTAATCTGAACATCCCCGCAATGCGTTTTGAAATCCCGACGCCGATGGGCCAGTCGCTTGATTTGCGTAGCGAGAGTGTGCCTATACGTGTCGATGCGCCGTTCAATGCGATGCCGTTTATTGCAGGCGCTGTAGTTGGTGCTTGTGTACTGCTTGCGGCGTTGTGGCGCATGCGCAAGCGAGCTAATGCACGGGCTACGGCTGCAGCGAAGAGTGCGTTTGAAAATGCACTGCGCGAAAAGATGGTGGTCTTGAAGCAGCGCGTGATGGTTGCCGACAGCCGCGAATGGCTCTTGGAGCTTGAAGGAATCTGCAAGGAATATGCCTTTGAAAAGTTCGGAGCTGCCGAAGGAACTGCTGCGGGAATGTCTGCCGATAAAATGCCCGCCGCCTCCGCTGTGAACTTGGATGCTCTCGTGGCTGATGGTAAACTTGACGGCTGGAAGCCCTTGCTTGAGGAATTTGCTCACGCCCGCTACGGCGGCGGCAAGCGCGACAGCTTCGAGAATAAGGAAACCTGGAAACTTGCTATGACGCTCATGGGCGTGAAAGAAGACGAGTAA
- a CDS encoding acyltransferase — MIIDKEKATHRAAGLDLFRVVAAVMVLLFHCNIHHDSSFGPLTGFISMGAVFMTAFFMLSGYVLFLTYKDKSLVQAPALKKFYLKRIFGIFPLYLVVAVLYVVTLGQESVSQNLVLLPVELLGLQSVFSTLFPVSHNDGTWFISCLLLAYLAFPLMQEAVKQMTTRTKWIALAICAAVLLWSPLVVHTFKTDSIYANPFFRGLEFFIGVLLCSLPIRAGIAKILATWKVFVAEAVLLIAGISIAVRLNIFVGNYMLYDWIVLPLFACMILTLAGLKSPRLQGAAILRYASAASYAFFLAQVFNTQIENWLFPLCGIQNNALQIAVSVALCAVIAIALHELIEKPCAKMLKKKL, encoded by the coding sequence ATGATTATTGATAAGGAAAAAGCCACACATCGTGCGGCGGGATTGGATCTCTTTCGCGTTGTGGCGGCTGTAATGGTGCTGTTGTTCCATTGCAATATCCATCATGATAGCAGTTTCGGACCGTTGACGGGATTTATCTCGATGGGTGCCGTGTTCATGACGGCGTTCTTTATGCTTTCGGGCTATGTGCTGTTTTTGACGTACAAGGACAAGTCGCTTGTGCAGGCTCCCGCACTCAAGAAATTTTACCTGAAACGCATTTTCGGAATTTTTCCTTTGTATTTGGTCGTGGCGGTATTGTATGTTGTAACCTTGGGACAGGAATCGGTGTCTCAGAATCTGGTGTTGTTGCCGGTTGAACTGCTTGGGTTGCAAAGCGTATTTTCGACGCTGTTCCCGGTGAGCCATAATGACGGGACCTGGTTTATTTCCTGTTTGCTACTTGCGTATTTGGCGTTCCCGCTGATGCAGGAAGCTGTAAAGCAGATGACGACACGCACGAAGTGGATTGCGCTTGCAATTTGCGCTGCTGTTCTGCTTTGGTCGCCGCTTGTGGTGCATACGTTCAAGACGGATTCGATTTATGCAAACCCGTTTTTCCGCGGACTGGAATTTTTCATTGGCGTTCTGTTGTGCTCGTTGCCGATCCGCGCGGGAATTGCGAAAATTCTTGCGACGTGGAAAGTCTTTGTCGCTGAGGCGGTGCTTTTGATTGCCGGAATTTCGATTGCGGTTCGGCTGAATATTTTCGTAGGCAATTACATGCTTTACGACTGGATTGTGCTGCCGCTGTTTGCCTGCATGATTTTAACGCTGGCGGGATTGAAATCGCCACGGCTGCAGGGGGCTGCGATTTTGCGTTATGCGAGTGCGGCGAGCTATGCGTTTTTCTTGGCTCAAGTGTTCAATACACAAATTGAAAATTGGCTATTCCCGTTATGCGGGATTCAAAATAATGCGTTGCAAATTGCAGTATCGGTTGCTCTGTGTGCTGTCATTGCTATTGCGTTGCACGAACTTATCGAAAAGCCGTGCGCAAAAATGTTGAAAAAGAAATTGTAA
- a CDS encoding TfoX/Sxy family protein — MPSTEKFRDYVLAQFKGELRVTTRKMMGEYILYADGKIFGGIYDDRLLVKPVAAAKAMLPDAKLQLPYDGAKPMLRVCAEQIADNSLLARLLDAMIPELPAVKKK, encoded by the coding sequence ATGCCGAGCACTGAAAAGTTCCGTGATTACGTCTTGGCGCAGTTCAAGGGTGAACTGCGTGTGACGACCCGCAAGATGATGGGCGAGTACATCCTTTATGCTGATGGAAAAATCTTTGGCGGGATTTACGATGACCGTTTGCTTGTGAAGCCTGTGGCCGCTGCAAAGGCGATGCTTCCGGATGCAAAATTGCAGTTGCCCTACGATGGCGCAAAGCCGATGTTACGTGTCTGTGCCGAACAAATTGCAGACAACAGCTTGCTCGCGCGTTTGCTCGACGCCATGATTCCAGAACTGCCCGCTGTGAAAAAGAAATAG
- a CDS encoding MoxR family ATPase, translated as MDIQELSEKVKQQSSFCMNLLREVEDTVIGQKAMVESILTGILADGHVLLEGLPGLAKTTAVKAFADAVSLDFKRIQFTPDLLPADLLGTTIYNAREAKFETRKGPLFTNLVLADEINRAPSKVQSALLEAMQERHITIGDETFKLDEPFLVLATQNPIEQEGTYPLPEAQVDRFLLKVKVSYPNKADEMKILDAVSGAGLRQPKAVATKEDILKARELVKQVYVDERVREYIVNLVLATRDPGSIKRSDLVGFVEVGASPRASIGLAQASKAHAFIQGRAYVTPEDVKAVAMEVLRHRVILSYEAEAEEVTAETVVQKILDSVEVP; from the coding sequence ATGGATATTCAGGAACTTTCGGAAAAGGTGAAGCAGCAGAGTTCTTTTTGCATGAACTTGCTGCGTGAAGTTGAAGATACGGTGATTGGTCAGAAGGCAATGGTTGAAAGCATTCTGACGGGTATTTTGGCAGATGGCCACGTGCTTTTGGAAGGTCTTCCGGGCTTGGCCAAGACGACTGCGGTGAAGGCTTTTGCCGATGCTGTTTCGCTCGACTTCAAGCGCATCCAGTTTACTCCTGATTTGCTGCCGGCAGACTTGCTCGGTACGACGATTTATAACGCTCGCGAAGCAAAGTTCGAAACGCGCAAGGGCCCGCTCTTTACGAACCTCGTGCTTGCTGATGAAATTAACCGTGCTCCGTCGAAGGTGCAGAGTGCCTTGCTCGAAGCCATGCAGGAACGCCACATCACAATTGGCGATGAAACGTTCAAGCTCGACGAACCGTTCCTGGTGCTTGCCACGCAGAACCCGATTGAACAGGAAGGTACGTATCCGCTGCCGGAAGCTCAGGTGGACCGTTTCCTCTTGAAGGTGAAGGTGAGCTACCCGAACAAGGCTGACGAAATGAAAATTCTCGATGCTGTCTCGGGTGCAGGGCTGCGCCAGCCGAAGGCTGTTGCAACGAAGGAAGATATCTTGAAGGCTCGCGAGCTCGTGAAGCAGGTCTATGTGGACGAACGTGTGCGCGAATACATTGTGAACTTGGTCTTGGCTACGCGCGATCCGGGTAGCATCAAGCGTAGCGACTTGGTGGGCTTTGTGGAAGTGGGCGCCTCGCCGCGTGCTTCTATCGGCCTTGCCCAGGCTTCGAAGGCTCATGCGTTTATCCAGGGCCGCGCTTACGTGACGCCGGAAGACGTGAAGGCTGTTGCAATGGAAGTGCTCCGCCACCGCGTGATTTTGAGCTACGAAGCTGAAGCGGAAGAAGTCACTGCCGAAACCGTCGTGCAGAAGATTTTGGACAGCGTTGAGGTGCCGTAA